The Mycolicibacterium flavescens genome has a segment encoding these proteins:
- the mmpL8_2 gene encoding RND superfamily drug exporter: protein MTDGTADSPSQATRSGRRANGSPDPADTREYSERLAALARFTLRHKALVIGVWLGAAVVLALLFPQLETVVRQQSVDLIPRDAPSLQTVDRMSAAFGEEGSKTMVFVAMEDPNGLTPTARQRYGELVSRLQTEGDHVLLVQDLLADPITEAQAVSVDRKAWYLPVGVAGTLGDPTAAESVNAVRDIAAEVFTGSTTTVQVTGPPATFSDMIASAEHDLLLISIATAGVIALILLIVYRSVFTALLPLLVIGLSLAVGRGVLSALGEMGMPVSQFTVAFMTAILLGAGTDYTVFLISRYHEQRRAQVPADQAIIHATASIGRVILASAATVALAFLAMVFARLSVFAALGPACAIAVLFGFLATVTLLPPVLSLAAKRGIGEPKPDRTRRYWNSVAVAVVRRPVPLLIVSLVILLALSAAAATIKISYDDRKGQPDTTASNQGYHLLDRHFRKDVVISEFLVVENPTDMRTGKGLADLDEMASRVSQIPGVTKVSGVTRPTGERLDQAELAWQNGQIGDKMAGAVAEGNSRKDDLAKLTGGADQLADGLAQLDSTVRTALTPLAGILTQAQSAGTQVNQFRPLLQQLSATAPAVDQAIQSGPGLRPLANQAQNAITQLDPLVGALNTSPWCATTPQCAQIRDQVKILVTLRDSGFFTQIADLGDRYDPATNATVGGTLANVENAVASLDKAFGALGDPADLATNLRRLQDGIGQLASGAQALATGVRTLADSNIEMLSGMSQIATQLQNSSRAAADSDSSSGFYLPANAFENRQFTDVAEQFLSPDGKTARFMIESSHDPYSVEAMDLASRITDTANTARPNTSLADATVSVAGFPAVNSDIQRLLWADFAQLAIATIIIVGVILVLLLRALLAPLYLLGTVVLNYLASLGIGVVVFQWGLGHEIAWPVPLLAFIILVAVGADYNMLLVSRLREESGTNIRVGVLRTVANTGAVITSAGLIFAASMFGLMVGSVAIMIQAGLIIGFGLLLDTFLVRTLTVPAIATLLREASWWPTKATNPRRGQTNAGGMKDAPHVLVQER from the coding sequence GAGTACAGCGAACGGTTGGCAGCGCTAGCCCGATTCACCCTCCGGCACAAAGCGCTGGTCATCGGGGTATGGCTGGGCGCCGCGGTGGTTCTCGCGCTGCTGTTTCCCCAGCTGGAAACCGTGGTGCGCCAACAGTCGGTGGACCTCATTCCTCGCGATGCGCCGTCCTTGCAGACGGTTGACCGCATGAGCGCCGCGTTCGGCGAAGAAGGCTCGAAAACCATGGTGTTTGTCGCCATGGAAGACCCCAATGGCTTGACTCCGACTGCACGGCAGCGCTACGGCGAACTCGTGAGCCGGTTGCAGACCGAAGGCGACCACGTCCTGCTGGTGCAGGACCTACTGGCCGATCCGATTACCGAAGCCCAGGCGGTCAGCGTCGACCGCAAAGCCTGGTACCTGCCCGTCGGCGTCGCCGGCACCCTCGGAGACCCCACGGCCGCAGAATCCGTCAACGCGGTGCGCGACATCGCCGCGGAGGTGTTCACCGGCTCGACCACGACCGTGCAAGTGACGGGACCACCGGCGACCTTCAGCGACATGATCGCCTCGGCCGAGCACGACCTGCTGCTGATCTCAATCGCTACCGCGGGCGTGATCGCCCTGATCCTGCTGATCGTCTACCGGTCGGTGTTCACCGCGCTGTTACCGCTGCTGGTAATCGGGTTGAGCCTGGCGGTCGGGCGCGGCGTGCTGTCCGCCCTCGGCGAGATGGGCATGCCGGTCTCCCAGTTCACCGTCGCCTTCATGACGGCGATCCTGCTCGGCGCCGGAACCGACTACACCGTGTTCCTGATCAGCCGATACCACGAGCAGCGCCGCGCCCAAGTACCCGCCGATCAGGCCATCATCCACGCCACCGCCAGCATCGGGCGTGTCATCCTCGCCTCCGCCGCCACCGTCGCACTCGCGTTCCTGGCCATGGTCTTCGCGCGGCTCAGCGTCTTCGCCGCCCTAGGCCCCGCGTGCGCCATCGCCGTGCTGTTCGGATTTCTGGCCACCGTCACCCTGCTGCCACCCGTGCTGTCGCTAGCCGCCAAACGCGGCATCGGTGAACCCAAACCCGACCGCACCCGCCGCTACTGGAACAGCGTCGCCGTCGCCGTGGTCCGCCGTCCCGTGCCACTACTGATCGTCAGCCTGGTCATCCTGCTCGCCCTATCAGCAGCCGCTGCAACCATCAAAATCAGCTACGACGACCGCAAGGGACAACCAGACACCACGGCCAGCAACCAGGGCTACCACCTGCTGGACCGCCACTTCCGCAAAGACGTCGTCATCAGCGAATTCCTCGTCGTGGAAAACCCGACCGACATGCGGACCGGGAAAGGACTGGCCGACCTCGACGAGATGGCCTCCCGCGTCTCCCAGATCCCCGGCGTCACCAAAGTTTCCGGAGTCACCCGCCCCACCGGAGAGCGCCTCGACCAAGCAGAACTGGCCTGGCAGAACGGCCAGATCGGCGACAAAATGGCCGGCGCGGTCGCCGAGGGCAACTCACGCAAAGACGACCTCGCCAAACTCACCGGCGGCGCCGACCAGCTCGCCGACGGCCTCGCCCAACTCGACAGCACCGTGCGCACCGCCCTCACACCACTGGCCGGAATCCTCACCCAAGCCCAATCCGCAGGAACTCAGGTCAACCAATTCCGGCCACTGCTGCAACAGCTTTCCGCCACTGCCCCCGCCGTCGACCAAGCCATCCAATCCGGCCCAGGACTACGACCGCTGGCCAACCAAGCCCAAAACGCAATCACCCAGCTCGACCCACTCGTCGGCGCCCTCAACACCTCACCGTGGTGTGCCACCACCCCGCAATGCGCCCAAATCCGCGACCAGGTGAAGATCCTGGTCACTCTGCGCGACAGCGGATTCTTCACCCAGATCGCCGACCTCGGGGACCGCTACGATCCCGCCACCAATGCCACAGTCGGTGGCACCCTCGCCAACGTCGAGAACGCAGTCGCCTCGCTGGACAAGGCATTCGGAGCCCTCGGTGACCCCGCCGACCTGGCCACCAACCTCCGCCGATTGCAGGACGGAATCGGACAGCTGGCCTCCGGCGCCCAAGCACTCGCCACCGGCGTCCGCACCCTCGCCGACAGCAACATCGAAATGCTGTCCGGCATGAGCCAGATTGCCACCCAACTGCAAAACTCTTCACGCGCAGCGGCCGACTCCGACTCCTCGAGCGGTTTCTACCTGCCCGCCAACGCATTCGAGAACCGGCAATTCACCGACGTCGCCGAACAATTCCTCTCACCGGACGGCAAAACAGCGCGGTTCATGATCGAAAGCAGCCACGACCCATACAGCGTTGAGGCGATGGACCTCGCCAGCCGCATCACCGACACCGCCAACACCGCACGACCCAACACGTCACTCGCCGACGCCACCGTGTCCGTCGCCGGCTTCCCCGCCGTCAACTCCGATATCCAACGACTCCTATGGGCCGACTTCGCACAACTGGCCATCGCCACCATAATCATCGTCGGCGTCATCCTGGTCCTACTGCTGCGCGCACTCCTGGCACCCCTCTACCTACTAGGCACCGTCGTGCTGAACTACCTCGCCTCGCTCGGCATCGGCGTTGTGGTCTTCCAATGGGGACTGGGCCACGAAATCGCCTGGCCCGTACCGCTGCTGGCGTTCATCATCCTCGTCGCCGTCGGCGCCGACTACAACATGCTGCTCGTCTCACGGCTCCGCGAAGAATCCGGAACCAACATCCGCGTCGGCGTCCTGCGCACCGTGGCAAACACCGGAGCCGTCATCACCTCCGCTGGCCTGATATTCGCCGCCAGCATGTTCGGCCTCATGGTCGGCTCAGTCGCCATCATGATCCAAGCCGGCCTCATCATCGGCTTCGGGCTGCTGCTCGACACCTTCCTCGTGCGCACCCTCACCGTGCCCGCCATCGCCACACTCCTACGCGAAGCCAGCTGGTGGCCCACCAAAGCAACAAACCCGCGACGTGGTCAGACCAACGCAGGAGGCATGAAGGACGCACCTCACGTGCTGGTCCAGGAGAGGTGA
- the traI gene encoding TrwC relaxase yields the protein MVMTLHKLTAGDGYLYLVRQVAAADSTERGRSTLADYYSAKGESPGRWMGRGLAGLSDTGRCEVTPAVREEIWTVDEGSGVSEAQMRALYGEGLHPNAERIDSYVAGRSMGTQHAASRLGRKFLVRDGEPEFARRLAVAFRDHNAETGAHWNATIAPDIRAQIRTRVALELFGEEYGRPPADDRELSGFIARNTRARTTAVAGYDLTFSPVKSVSALWAIAPLPVAEQIEAAHDAAVADVLEWLQDQATFTRTGAGGVAQVDTEGLIAAAFTHRDSRAGDPDLHTHVAISNKVSHIDANGVRRWLALDGQPLHRVTVAASELYNTRLEAHMIATLGVPFVEQSRGRGKRPVREIDGMSAELMSRWSSRRAAIKARTAELSKQFQADHGREPTNTEIIALAQQATLESREAKHEPRSLAEQRDVWRTQAVEVLGRDGLHSMLAGVLAGPNRTRTAPVIDEEWVASRAGELVATVSEARSTWQRHHVRAEALRIARNHDVAHDVALIERLTDTALGEAFSVPHARVTDAELSEPVALRRRDGASVYSRHGVALYTSRDTLAAERRILDAVQRCDGRATTAADVELALADSAARGRTLNPGQAALVSEMATSGRRVALALAPAGTGKTTAMAALAHAWRSSGGHVIGLAPTADAAIVLGEDLGATTDTLDKYVWSADPNKAAISGVPDWFTHVGPVTLIVVDEAGKAATAGLDAMIADALRKGASVRLVGDDGQLSSISAGGVLRDIAEATDALTLSEVVRFKSPAEAAAGLALHDADPAGIGFYIDHHRIHVGTDETAADMAYQAWRADLAAGGDSILLAPTNDVINELNARARADRLAADPEAADSASVMLADHLHANVGDTIRTRKNNRRITIGRNDFVRNGYRYTITEVLTDGSVKARHLRSGRIVTLPADYIAEHVTLGYAATIDSAQGLTAGRRDTKGTCHIVGSDMLTRQHLYVAMTRATDENHLYLSTAEGDPHRLLSPKATHPDTAVDVLTRTLARDGAQVSATTEARRAEDPATRLQAAADMFYDALGVAAENQLGAGARDRLDAIADDVIPRLSQREAWPVLRRNLSVLAIGGADPRQLLTDALAKGSVDDAADPAAVLDHRIDPAGTHSAGIGVLRWLPGIPPALANDPHWGAYLTRREQLVEGLADQIRDRARAWTNATAPAWARPLITVNPALTAEIAVFRAATGVEDTDTRLTGARQYPVRTRDMQATLQRYAAADIGRRSADTTRWNDLIDAIDPRLRADAYWPQLAAQLAQATRTTPDLRQIITTAARQGPLPDELPAAALWWRIAGALSPTATLATTHSRLRPPWVTDIDVVFGTALAETITSDPAWPGLVAAISAADPNTWTPRDLLHVAAEHLADATDADHRIPPGDYARLITYTVDAFTHRLQARLGIDVDDLPTPQDAPLHPDEEALFPPDPESPFAEVDEAPPFDDYFDIAPPEDLSEYASEEFGDLQFEDLTANRPIPELGITMEWITTLQEEYRDVSAAIKSLDAEIRAGNGPALRGAADELLRMRRQVDADRPYAHAVTAVMEQWSDADAVYNDKLRMVEHARTQLALLQANPDADALDIASARQDVAFYTELLPDEPPSMQFQQALAQAQAARTAAAGGHKIVTEHDIAKARGDAERADLAARAQLRDRRQVLRRDLERAERDVATAFAAAQTATSDTLDRLLETARSEVALLQVASDVDPSRTPLVIPAAALAGHEPHNAERLKALAAQPYRISVVRADITDGETAASLYTLRNTANANDRKVLWLSTTDTGAAPARDAELADTITTVSHAHQHVSGQQWALPPGAIVVVDDPAAADPQQLADIARHAAASNARVILLDPEASRGAGSSALRLLTHALPWSTTLTTAPSAPADPLLDPVPAVTLADRLGRTQLGDEWRQVLTQYDNAARAVRAAQRRQIALGWNVPANTIDERGQQALDHDERGQAFHHGERGQALDDDDLSL from the coding sequence ATGGTGATGACGCTGCACAAGCTGACCGCCGGGGACGGATACCTGTACCTGGTGCGGCAGGTCGCTGCCGCCGACAGCACCGAGCGGGGCCGCTCCACGCTGGCCGACTACTACTCGGCCAAAGGCGAATCGCCCGGTCGGTGGATGGGGCGCGGCCTGGCCGGCCTCTCTGATACCGGCCGCTGCGAAGTCACACCCGCAGTGCGCGAGGAGATTTGGACTGTTGACGAGGGATCCGGCGTCAGTGAGGCGCAGATGCGCGCCCTCTATGGGGAAGGTCTGCACCCCAACGCCGAGCGCATCGACAGCTACGTCGCCGGCCGAAGCATGGGCACTCAGCATGCGGCCAGCCGCCTTGGGCGCAAGTTTCTGGTCCGCGACGGCGAGCCGGAGTTCGCGCGCCGTTTGGCGGTGGCCTTCCGCGATCACAACGCCGAAACCGGCGCGCATTGGAACGCCACGATCGCCCCCGACATTCGCGCCCAGATCCGCACCCGCGTGGCCCTGGAGCTGTTCGGCGAGGAGTACGGCCGCCCGCCCGCTGATGACCGGGAACTGTCGGGGTTCATCGCGCGTAACACCCGTGCGCGCACGACCGCTGTCGCCGGATATGACCTGACGTTCTCACCGGTGAAATCCGTGTCCGCACTATGGGCCATCGCTCCGCTGCCGGTGGCTGAGCAGATTGAGGCCGCCCACGATGCAGCGGTCGCCGACGTGCTGGAGTGGCTGCAAGATCAAGCCACTTTCACCCGCACCGGCGCTGGCGGAGTCGCCCAGGTCGACACCGAAGGGCTCATCGCCGCAGCGTTCACCCACCGCGATTCTCGTGCCGGTGACCCCGACCTGCATACCCACGTCGCGATCTCGAACAAGGTGTCCCACATCGACGCCAACGGCGTGCGTCGATGGCTCGCCCTGGATGGCCAACCGCTGCACCGTGTGACCGTCGCAGCGTCGGAGTTGTACAACACCCGCCTGGAAGCGCACATGATCGCCACCCTGGGCGTGCCGTTCGTCGAACAGTCCCGCGGACGAGGGAAACGGCCGGTCCGAGAGATCGACGGAATGTCAGCAGAACTGATGTCCCGGTGGTCGAGCCGGCGGGCCGCAATCAAGGCGCGCACCGCCGAGCTGTCCAAGCAGTTTCAGGCCGATCACGGACGCGAACCGACCAACACCGAAATCATCGCGTTGGCCCAGCAGGCGACGCTCGAATCGCGCGAAGCAAAGCACGAACCGCGCTCGCTGGCCGAGCAGCGCGACGTGTGGCGCACGCAAGCCGTGGAGGTCCTTGGACGCGACGGGCTGCACAGCATGCTGGCCGGTGTCCTGGCCGGCCCCAACCGAACCCGCACCGCACCCGTCATCGACGAGGAATGGGTGGCGTCGCGTGCTGGCGAACTCGTCGCCACGGTGTCAGAAGCCCGCTCCACCTGGCAGCGGCACCACGTGCGCGCCGAGGCGCTGCGCATCGCTCGAAACCACGACGTGGCGCACGATGTCGCACTGATCGAACGGCTCACCGATACCGCGCTCGGTGAGGCCTTTTCGGTGCCCCACGCTCGCGTCACCGACGCCGAGTTGAGCGAGCCTGTCGCGCTGCGTCGCCGCGACGGTGCCAGCGTCTACTCCCGCCACGGTGTGGCGCTCTACACCAGTCGCGACACCCTCGCTGCCGAGCGGCGCATTCTGGACGCGGTGCAGCGCTGCGACGGACGCGCCACCACCGCCGCCGATGTCGAACTGGCGCTCGCAGATTCAGCCGCGCGAGGACGCACGCTCAACCCCGGCCAGGCAGCCTTGGTATCAGAGATGGCGACCTCCGGACGCCGTGTCGCACTGGCGCTGGCGCCAGCGGGAACCGGCAAGACCACGGCCATGGCGGCGTTGGCCCATGCGTGGCGCAGCTCGGGCGGACACGTGATCGGCTTGGCCCCCACCGCCGACGCGGCCATCGTGCTTGGAGAAGACCTGGGCGCCACCACCGACACGCTCGACAAGTACGTCTGGTCCGCCGATCCAAACAAGGCCGCGATATCCGGTGTGCCCGACTGGTTCACCCACGTAGGCCCCGTCACTCTCATCGTCGTTGACGAGGCCGGCAAGGCCGCCACCGCGGGCCTGGACGCCATGATTGCCGACGCGCTACGTAAAGGCGCGAGCGTGCGTCTGGTCGGTGACGACGGGCAGCTGTCGTCCATCTCCGCCGGCGGTGTTCTGCGTGACATCGCCGAAGCCACCGACGCGCTCACCTTAAGCGAAGTCGTGCGATTCAAGTCCCCCGCCGAAGCCGCCGCCGGGCTCGCGCTGCACGACGCCGACCCGGCCGGCATCGGCTTCTACATCGACCACCATCGCATCCATGTCGGCACCGACGAGACTGCCGCCGACATGGCCTATCAGGCATGGCGGGCCGACCTCGCGGCGGGCGGGGACTCCATCCTGCTCGCCCCGACCAACGACGTCATCAACGAACTCAACGCCCGCGCCCGCGCCGACCGCTTGGCCGCCGATCCCGAGGCTGCCGACTCGGCCAGCGTGATGCTGGCCGATCACCTGCACGCCAACGTCGGAGACACCATCCGCACCCGCAAAAACAACCGCCGGATCACCATCGGGCGCAACGATTTCGTGCGCAACGGTTACCGCTACACCATCACCGAAGTTCTCACCGATGGCAGCGTAAAAGCACGCCACCTACGCAGCGGACGCATCGTCACGCTGCCCGCCGACTACATCGCCGAACACGTCACGCTGGGCTACGCCGCCACCATTGACTCCGCCCAAGGCCTGACCGCAGGACGGCGCGACACCAAGGGCACCTGCCACATCGTCGGCTCCGACATGCTGACCCGCCAGCACCTCTACGTCGCGATGACGCGCGCCACCGACGAAAACCACCTGTACCTGTCCACTGCCGAAGGCGATCCGCACCGACTGCTCTCCCCCAAGGCAACCCACCCTGACACCGCCGTCGACGTCCTGACCCGCACCCTGGCCCGCGACGGCGCACAGGTGTCGGCCACCACCGAAGCCCGCCGCGCCGAGGACCCGGCGACCCGACTGCAGGCTGCGGCCGACATGTTCTACGACGCCTTGGGTGTCGCGGCCGAAAATCAACTGGGCGCCGGTGCTCGGGACCGGTTGGATGCCATCGCCGACGACGTGATCCCCCGGCTCAGCCAGCGCGAAGCCTGGCCGGTGCTACGGCGCAACCTCTCCGTCCTGGCCATCGGTGGCGCCGATCCTCGCCAACTGCTGACCGACGCGTTGGCCAAAGGCAGCGTCGACGACGCCGCTGACCCCGCCGCGGTTCTCGATCACCGCATCGACCCCGCCGGTACACATTCCGCCGGCATCGGGGTGCTGCGCTGGCTTCCCGGCATCCCGCCCGCGCTGGCCAATGACCCGCATTGGGGCGCGTACCTGACCCGCCGTGAACAGCTGGTCGAGGGGTTGGCCGACCAGATCCGCGACCGCGCACGGGCCTGGACCAACGCGACCGCCCCCGCCTGGGCACGCCCCTTGATCACCGTCAATCCGGCACTGACCGCTGAAATCGCCGTCTTCCGCGCCGCCACGGGCGTCGAGGACACCGACACCCGCCTCACCGGTGCGCGCCAATACCCCGTGCGGACCCGCGACATGCAGGCCACCCTGCAGCGCTACGCCGCCGCCGACATCGGCCGCCGCAGTGCAGACACCACCCGCTGGAACGACCTCATCGACGCCATCGACCCCCGCCTACGCGCCGATGCCTACTGGCCACAACTGGCCGCCCAGCTCGCCCAGGCCACCCGCACCACCCCCGACCTACGCCAGATCATCACCACCGCCGCCCGCCAGGGACCACTGCCCGACGAGCTGCCCGCCGCCGCGCTGTGGTGGCGCATCGCGGGAGCCCTGTCCCCGACCGCGACCCTGGCCACCACGCACTCGCGGCTACGCCCACCGTGGGTCACAGATATCGATGTCGTATTCGGAACGGCGCTGGCTGAAACCATCACCTCAGATCCGGCCTGGCCCGGCCTCGTCGCCGCCATCAGCGCCGCCGACCCGAACACCTGGACCCCACGCGACCTGCTCCATGTCGCTGCCGAACACCTCGCCGACGCCACCGACGCCGACCACCGGATCCCGCCGGGCGACTACGCCCGCCTGATCACCTACACCGTCGACGCCTTCACCCACCGGCTGCAAGCGCGTCTAGGCATCGACGTCGACGACCTACCCACGCCGCAGGACGCTCCGCTCCACCCCGACGAGGAAGCACTCTTTCCGCCCGACCCGGAAAGCCCCTTCGCCGAGGTCGACGAGGCCCCGCCCTTCGACGACTACTTCGACATCGCCCCGCCCGAGGACCTATCTGAATACGCGTCCGAGGAATTCGGAGACCTGCAATTCGAAGACCTCACAGCAAACCGCCCCATACCGGAATTGGGCATCACCATGGAATGGATTACCACCCTGCAAGAGGAATACCGCGACGTCAGCGCCGCCATCAAATCCCTCGACGCAGAAATTCGAGCAGGAAACGGCCCGGCTCTGCGCGGCGCAGCCGACGAGCTGTTAAGGATGCGCCGCCAGGTCGACGCCGACCGACCCTATGCCCACGCAGTGACCGCGGTGATGGAGCAGTGGTCCGACGCCGATGCCGTCTACAACGACAAACTGCGCATGGTCGAGCATGCCCGCACTCAGCTCGCACTCCTGCAGGCCAACCCCGACGCCGACGCGCTCGACATTGCCTCTGCCCGACAAGATGTCGCATTCTACACCGAGCTACTGCCGGACGAGCCGCCCTCGATGCAATTCCAGCAGGCCCTCGCCCAGGCGCAGGCCGCGCGCACCGCGGCCGCCGGCGGACACAAGATCGTCACCGAGCACGACATCGCCAAAGCGCGAGGCGACGCCGAGCGCGCGGACCTGGCCGCCCGCGCGCAGCTGCGCGACCGGCGGCAGGTGCTGCGCCGCGACCTCGAGCGCGCTGAGCGCGACGTCGCGACCGCCTTCGCCGCCGCCCAGACCGCGACCTCCGACACACTCGACCGCTTGCTCGAAACGGCGCGCTCGGAGGTGGCCCTACTCCAAGTCGCAAGCGACGTCGACCCCAGCCGCACGCCCCTCGTCATCCCCGCGGCGGCCTTGGCAGGCCACGAGCCGCACAACGCGGAGCGACTCAAAGCGCTTGCCGCACAGCCTTATCGGATCAGCGTCGTCCGGGCCGACATCACCGACGGCGAAACCGCGGCGTCGCTCTACACACTGCGCAACACCGCTAACGCTAACGACCGCAAGGTGCTGTGGCTCTCGACCACGGACACCGGAGCGGCACCCGCTCGCGACGCGGAGTTGGCCGACACCATCACCACGGTCAGCCACGCGCACCAGCACGTCAGCGGCCAGCAGTGGGCACTACCACCGGGAGCCATCGTCGTCGTCGATGACCCAGCCGCTGCAGACCCCCAGCAGCTCGCAGATATCGCCCGTCACGCCGCCGCGTCCAACGCTCGGGTCATCCTGCTCGACCCGGAAGCCAGCCGCGGCGCAGGCTCCTCAGCGCTGCGGCTGCTCACCCATGCGTTGCCGTGGAGCACCACCCTCACGACCGCGCCGTCCGCACCTGCCGACCCGCTGCTTGACCCGGTGCCGGCGGTCACGCTGGCCGACCGTCTCGGCCGCACCCAACTAGGCGACGAGTGGCGCCAGGTCCTCACCCAGTACGACAACGCCGCGCGCGCCGTTCGAGCGGCTCAGCGCCGTCAGATCGCATTGGGCTGGAACGTGCCGGCCAACACGATCGACGAGCGCGGACAGCAAGCTCTCGATCACGACGAGCGCGGGCAGGCCTTCCATCACGGCGAGCGCGGGCAGGCTCTCGATGACGACGACCTAAGCCTCTAA
- a CDS encoding type IV secretory pathway, VirD4 component, with amino-acid sequence MNRMSKHPEPYSPYCGLVVNDNEQYEKVQGAPHLAISAPTRTGKTRRLLAPAAVLHPGPLVSVSSKEDLAELVLMRRGLGPTGVIDLRPEKTLVWPEGVRSMVSDPTMSITSADEALTVAETMLATSGVGFGGASSGQTVAAGGLWESTASRPLACLLYAASPQGNSQGMPWVLEAVENLGIEDDEDGGATTQLSLHATPSWMTAAALCPHPMLSDPMQRVLTFNSRMRDSVAITVSKAVTPWVRLGLSTTEHLDRLSGVDELSIESFDVSMLDDPDASLFVIAPNTGTVAGAAVALIDSIIRHFRKRTAQHQLEHRLLLQLDEVCNSCPLPALLNYVGESAGLGVNIMATVQASSHFDVVFGPKYADALRDIFPGTVVMYGAHERHLLEQASHWQGLGTRRTESYEPNGGSRSQSSQLGSIIDWQELLPQSLEEAQLLLRGTAGRRVQIPDWSVFLEIYDGAIETRRRRQRTSKASA; translated from the coding sequence ATGAACCGCATGAGCAAGCACCCCGAGCCGTACAGCCCCTACTGCGGACTTGTCGTCAACGACAACGAACAGTACGAAAAGGTTCAGGGCGCTCCACATCTGGCGATCAGCGCACCCACTCGAACCGGTAAGACACGGCGCCTGCTGGCCCCGGCCGCGGTGCTGCACCCCGGCCCGCTCGTCTCCGTCTCCAGTAAGGAGGACCTCGCCGAGCTGGTGTTGATGCGCCGCGGCCTGGGGCCCACCGGCGTCATCGACTTGCGGCCGGAAAAGACCCTCGTCTGGCCCGAGGGCGTGCGCTCCATGGTCAGTGACCCCACCATGTCCATCACGTCCGCCGATGAAGCGCTGACCGTCGCGGAAACCATGCTCGCGACCTCCGGTGTGGGGTTCGGCGGTGCGTCAAGCGGACAAACGGTAGCCGCCGGCGGACTGTGGGAGTCCACTGCCAGCCGCCCCTTGGCCTGCCTGCTCTATGCGGCCAGCCCGCAGGGCAACAGCCAGGGCATGCCCTGGGTGCTCGAAGCCGTCGAGAACCTCGGCATCGAGGACGACGAAGACGGCGGTGCCACCACACAGTTGTCGCTGCACGCCACTCCATCGTGGATGACCGCCGCCGCGCTGTGCCCGCACCCGATGCTGTCCGACCCAATGCAGCGCGTGCTGACCTTCAACAGCCGCATGCGGGACAGTGTGGCGATCACCGTGTCCAAAGCGGTGACGCCGTGGGTGCGTCTCGGGCTGAGCACCACCGAGCATCTAGACCGCCTTAGCGGTGTCGACGAACTCAGCATCGAATCGTTCGATGTCTCGATGCTGGATGACCCTGACGCGAGCTTGTTTGTCATCGCCCCCAACACCGGCACCGTTGCTGGCGCAGCCGTGGCACTTATCGACTCCATCATCCGACACTTCCGCAAGCGCACGGCCCAGCACCAGCTCGAACACCGGCTGCTGCTCCAACTCGACGAAGTGTGCAACTCCTGCCCGCTGCCGGCGCTGCTCAACTACGTCGGCGAGTCCGCCGGTTTGGGCGTCAACATCATGGCCACCGTGCAGGCCTCCAGCCACTTCGACGTTGTGTTTGGCCCGAAATACGCCGACGCGCTGCGCGACATCTTCCCGGGCACCGTGGTGATGTACGGCGCTCACGAACGCCATCTCCTCGAACAGGCTTCACACTGGCAGGGCTTGGGGACGCGGCGCACCGAGTCGTATGAGCCCAACGGCGGAAGTCGTTCGCAGTCCTCACAACTGGGCTCGATCATCGACTGGCAGGAGTTGCTCCCCCAGAGTCTCGAAGAGGCCCAGCTGCTGCTGCGCGGCACCGCCGGGCGGCGAGTCCAGATCCCCGACTGGAGTGTCTTCCTCGAAATCTACGACGGAGCGATTGAGACTCGCAGGCGGCGCCAGCGGACGTCAAAGGCGTCGGCATAG